One Misgurnus anguillicaudatus chromosome 19, ASM2758022v2, whole genome shotgun sequence genomic region harbors:
- the fmnl1a gene encoding formin-like protein 1 has product MGNAAGGLEQDEGQETKGSTSGMNPTPSQIKKKSAPPKLPMPPEEELEERFNAVLSTMNLPPDKMKLLSQYDNEKKWELVCDQERFQVKNPPSAYLTKIKSFYQDQGGVTRRFKKRVQESTQVLRELEISLRTNHIGWAQEFLNEENQGLNVLVDYLSYAQSDAPFETESVENGSSVSDTRRLSERSVEDLAKNVNHSTSHGMTRAARALTVRITSLAQRKTFRNARLASQRDDVHLCIMCLRAIMNYQSGFTLVMNHPRCVNEITLSLNNKNPRTRALVLELLAAVCLVRGGHDIIISAFDNFKEVSGEKNRFEKLVEYFMHDDSNIDFMVACMQFINIVVHSVENMNFRVHLQYEFTQLGLDQYLESLKEMESEKLQVQIQAYLDNVFDVGALMEDAESKAELLEHATELQENNVQLNARLQEYENGAMEKMAELEQQLMQATKESALLKESLKESCAQVSTLQQREREREIQREREREQERRPSQIERENNREKVSDEESRLEQKLKELEEKGLVRLQRTASGVLDIEVIPVVIEKTVTQTVPVSTPADQAPPSSGGAPPPPPPPPPLPGAGAAPPPPPPPPPPPGCEGAAPPPPPPPPPPGGGGPPPPPPPPGSGPPPPPGAPPAPGAETGVKARKPIQTKFRMPLLNWQALKPNQVTGTVFSELDDEQVLGMLNMDLFEEHFKTKAQGPPADISKLKVKVAEKAPAKVSLLEANKAKNLAITLRKGGMTPDVICTAIERYDQQSLSLDFLELLERFIPSEYEMKLLQNYEKEGRSLEDLSEEDRFVSRFGKIPRLSQRINTLTFMGNFPESIKRLQPQLDAIIAASVSIKSSTKLKKILEIILAFGNYMNSSKRGAAYGFRLQSLDLLLDTKSTDRSQTLLHFIASMVHEKYPELASFHSELRFIDKAALVSLDGVLQDVRSLERGMEGTKKEFLVQDDIPALKEFVKGNSDVLDSLIKDGKTAQEAYLSVVEYFGENPKTTQPAMFFPVFVRFIKAYKQAEHDNEMKKKQALAAEEQTTPSKKKESSSPQKGPMMPKMPQMDLIAELKKRQVKPQVTDGAIDDIITDLRNAPYRRGDGRRTAPRQEN; this is encoded by the exons ATGGGTAATGCAGCAGGCGGCCTAGAGCAGGATGAAGGGCAGGAGACCAAGGGTTCAACAAGTGGTATGAACCCCACTCCTTCCCAAATCAAAAAGAAAAGTGCCCCTCCTAAACTACCCATGCCCCCCGAAGAAGAGCTGGAGGAGCGGTTCAATGCGGTTTTG AGCACCATGAATCTGCCTCCAGATAAAATGAAGCTTCTTAGTCAGTATGACAATGAGAAAAAATGGGAGCTGGTCTGTGATCAGGAGAGATTCCA GGTGAAAAACCCTCCCTCAGCTTACCTGACTAAGATCAAGAGCTTTTACCAGGACCAAGGTGGAGTGACACGCAGG TTTAAGAAACGTGTGCAGGAGTCAACGCAAGTCCTGAGAGAATTGGAAATCTCTCTGAGAACCAATCACATAGG TTGGGCTCAGGAGTTTCTTAATGAGGAAAACCAAGGTTTGAATGTTCTGGTGGACTACCTGTCCTACGCTCAGAGTGATGCACC GTTTGAGACTGAATCTGTGGAAAATGGCAGCTCAGTATCAGACACCAGGAGGCTGTCTGAAAGATCAGTGGAAGATCTGGCCAAAAACGTCAATCATTCTACTTCACATGGGATGACAAGAGCGGCACGTGCATTGACTGTCCG AATAACTTCACTGGCTCAAAGGAAAACTTTCCGGAATGCCCGATTGGCCAGCCAAAGAGACGACGTTCACCTCTGCATCATGTGTCTGCGTGCTATCATGAATTACCAG TCTGGCTTTACCTTGGTCATGAATCACCCCAGATGTGTCAATGAAATTACACTTAGTCTCAACAACAAAAACCCCAG GACAAGGGCTTTGGTGCTGGAGCTGTTGGCGGCAGTGTGTCTGGTTAGGGGAGGACATGACATCATCATCTCTGCCTTTGACAACTTTAAAGAG GTGAGCGGAGAGAAGAATCGCTTTGAGAAGCTCGTGGAGTACTTCATGCATGATGACAGCAACATAGACTTCATG GTGGCTTGCATGCAGTTCATTAACATTGTGGTCCACTCGGTGGAGAACATGAACTTCCGTGTGCATCTTCAGTATGAGTTTACTCAACTTGGCCTTGACCAGTATTTAGAG TCCCTAAAAGAGATGGAAAGCGAGAAGTTGCAAGTGCAGATCCAGGCATATCTAGATAATGTGTTCGACGTCGGAGCTTTAATGGAAGATGCCGAGAGTAAAGCTGAATTACTGGAGCATGCAACAGAACTGCAGGAGAACAATGTACag CTGAATGCCAGACTGCAGGAATACGAGAATGGAGCAATGGAAAAAATGGCAGAACTGGAGCAACAGCTAATGCAAGCCACAAAAGAGTCTGCGCTGCTGAAG GAGAGCTTGAAAGAGTCGTGCGCTCAGGTGAGCACTTTACAGCAGAGAGAGCGAGAACGAGAGattcaaagagagagagagcgagaacaGGAGCGCAGGCCGTCacagatagagagagaaaataacagAGAGAAGGTGAGCGATGAAGAGTCCAGACTGGAGCAGAAGCTAAAGGAACTAGAGGAGAAAGGTTTAGTAAGACTGCAGCGCACGGCATCTGGAGTCCTGGACATTGAAGTCATCCCAGTTGTCATAGAGAAAACTGTCACTCAAACAG TACCTGTATCAACACCTGCTGATCAAGCCCCGCCTTCTTCAGGCGGAGCACCACCCCCACCACCTCCACCTCCTCCACTACCTGGAGCTGGAGCAGCCCCGCCTCCTCCTCCTCCACCACCCCCTCCTCCTGGATGTGAAGGTGCTGCTCCTCCTCCCCCACCTCCTCCTCCCCCTCCTGGTGGCGGTGGACCACCGCCTCCCCCACCACCACCTGGAAGTGGACCGCCGCCCCCTCCGGGAGCTCCACCTGCACCTGGAGCTGAAACAG GAGTAAAGGCCCGTAAGCCGATTCAAACCAAGTTCAGGATGCCTCTGTTGAACTGGCAGGCTCTGAAGCCCAATCAAGTGACAGGAACTGTGTTCAGCGAGCTGGATGATGAGCAAGTGTTAGGG ATGTTGAATATGGATCTGTTTGAGGAACATTTTAAGACCAAGGCCCAGGGTCCTCCTGCAGATATTTCTAAGCTGAAAGTTAAGGTGGCTGAGAAGGCCCCTGCTAAGGTGTCTCTGCTGGAGGCTAACAAAGCCAAAAACCTTGCCATCACCCTCCGCAAAGGAGGGATGACCCCTGATGTCATCTGCACAGCTATTGAAAGATATG ATCAGCAGTCTCTGAGTCTAGACTTTCTGGAGCTCCTTGAACGTTTTATCCCATCTGAGTATGAGATGAAGCTTCTCCAGAACTACGAGAAAGAAGGACGCTCATTAGAAGACCTGAGTGAGGAGGATCGCTTCGTAAGTCGCTTTGGCAAAATCCCACGCCTCTCTCAGCGGATCAACACCCTCACCTTCATGGGCAACTTCCCGGAGAGTATAAAACGCCTGCAGCCG CAACTGGACGCCATCATCGCAGCTTCTGTATCCATTAAGTCTTCGACTAAGCTTAAAAAGATCTTAGAG ATCATCCTGGCATTCGGGAATTACATGAACAGCAGTAAAAGAGGAGCAGCATATGGTTTCCGTCTGCAAAGTCTTGATCTG CTGTTGGACACAAAGTCCACAGATCGATCGCAGACTTTACTGCATTTTATCGCAAGTATGGTGCATGAGAAATACCCAGAGCTTGCCTCCTTCCACTCAGAACTCCGCTTTATAGACAAGGCTGCGCTGG TGTCTTTGGATGGTGTGCTACAAGATGTCAGATCTCTGGAGAGAGGAATGGAAGGGACCAAGAAGGAATTCCTGGTTCAGGATGACATTCCAGCATTGAAAGAGTTTGTTAAAGGCAACAGTGATGTATTAGATTCACTTATTAAAGATGGCAAAACAGCACAG GAGGCATATTTGTCTGTAGTGGAATACTTTGGAGAAAACCCCAAGACAACACAGCCTGCCATGTTCTTCCCAGTGTTTGTAAGGTTCATCAAAGCTTATAAG CAAGCAGAACATGACAATGAGATGAAAAAGAAACAAGCGCTGGCAGCAGAGGAACAGACAACCCCCTCAAAGAAGAAAGAAAGCAGCAGCCCTCAAAAG GGCCCCATGATGCCCAAAATGCCTCAGATGGATCTGATCGCAGAGCTGAAGAAGAGACAGGTTAAGCCACAAGTCACAGATGGTGCCATTGATGACATAATCACAG ATTTGAGAAATGCACCTTATAGAAGAGGAGATGGGCGGAGAACAGCTCCCCGACAGGAAAACTGA
- the mlx gene encoding max-like protein X isoform X1 yields MTENSASPEDPWLKQTDGTFSDGGFDHSFFAESARKGSVVSRANSIGSTSASSVPNTDDEDSDNRHETPYKESYKDRRRQAHTQAEQKRRDAIKKGYDDLQCIVPTCQQPSEFAMATQKMSKATVLQKTIDYIQFLHKEKKKQEEEVSTLRKEVMALKIMKTNYEHIVNAHQNNPQQGSEQVSDQVKFSVFQSIMDSLFQSFSASVSVSSFQELSACVFSWIEEHCKPQTLREFVVTVLRQVNGQMY; encoded by the exons ATGACGGAAAACAGCGCGTCGCCGGAGGATCCCTGGCTTAAA CAGACGGACGGCACGTTCAGTGACGGCGGATTTGACCACA GTTTCTTTGCAGAGAGCGCTCGCAAAGGGAGTGTCGTTTCAAGAGCCAACAGCATTGGATCCACAAGTGCATCTTCAGTACCAAATACAG ATGATGAAGACAGTGACAACAGACACGAGACTCCCTATAAGGAGTCGTACAAAGACCGGAGGAGACAAGCACACACGCAAGCAGAGCAAAAACGCAGGGATGCCATAAAG AAAGGCTATGATGACCTGCAGTGTATAGTGCCCACGTGCCAGCAACCGTCTGAGTTTGCCATGGCTACACAGAAGATGAGCAAAGCGACGGTCCTGCAGAAAA CCATCGACTACATTCAGTTTCTTCACAAAGAAAAGAAGAAGCAGGAAGAGGAAGTTTCAACACTTAGGAAGGAGGTGATGGCACTGAAGATTATGAAAAC GAACTATGAGCACATTGTGAATGCACATCAGAATAACCCTCAGCAGGGCAGCGAGCAGGTTTCGGATCAGGTGAAGTTCAGCGTGTTTCAAAGCATCATGGACTCTTTGTTCCAGTCCTTCAGTGCCTCTGTGTCTGTCAGCAGCTTTCAGGAGCTTTCTGCGTGTGTCTTCAGCTGGATTGAGGAGCACTGCAAACCACAG aCGCTGAGGGAGTTTGTGGTGACTGTGCTGCGGCAGGTGAATGGACAGATGTACTGA
- the mlx gene encoding max-like protein X isoform X4, which produces MTENSASPEDPWLKTDGTFSDGGFDHKSARKGSVVSRANSIGSTSASSVPNTDDEDSDNRHETPYKESYKDRRRQAHTQAEQKRRDAIKKGYDDLQCIVPTCQQPSEFAMATQKMSKATVLQKTIDYIQFLHKEKKKQEEEVSTLRKEVMALKIMKTNYEHIVNAHQNNPQQGSEQVSDQVKFSVFQSIMDSLFQSFSASVSVSSFQELSACVFSWIEEHCKPQTLREFVVTVLRQVNGQMY; this is translated from the exons ATGACGGAAAACAGCGCGTCGCCGGAGGATCCCTGGCTTAAA ACGGACGGCACGTTCAGTGACGGCGGATTTGACCACA AGAGCGCTCGCAAAGGGAGTGTCGTTTCAAGAGCCAACAGCATTGGATCCACAAGTGCATCTTCAGTACCAAATACAG ATGATGAAGACAGTGACAACAGACACGAGACTCCCTATAAGGAGTCGTACAAAGACCGGAGGAGACAAGCACACACGCAAGCAGAGCAAAAACGCAGGGATGCCATAAAG AAAGGCTATGATGACCTGCAGTGTATAGTGCCCACGTGCCAGCAACCGTCTGAGTTTGCCATGGCTACACAGAAGATGAGCAAAGCGACGGTCCTGCAGAAAA CCATCGACTACATTCAGTTTCTTCACAAAGAAAAGAAGAAGCAGGAAGAGGAAGTTTCAACACTTAGGAAGGAGGTGATGGCACTGAAGATTATGAAAAC GAACTATGAGCACATTGTGAATGCACATCAGAATAACCCTCAGCAGGGCAGCGAGCAGGTTTCGGATCAGGTGAAGTTCAGCGTGTTTCAAAGCATCATGGACTCTTTGTTCCAGTCCTTCAGTGCCTCTGTGTCTGTCAGCAGCTTTCAGGAGCTTTCTGCGTGTGTCTTCAGCTGGATTGAGGAGCACTGCAAACCACAG aCGCTGAGGGAGTTTGTGGTGACTGTGCTGCGGCAGGTGAATGGACAGATGTACTGA
- the mlx gene encoding max-like protein X isoform X3 has translation MTENSASPEDPWLKQTDGTFSDGGFDHKSARKGSVVSRANSIGSTSASSVPNTDDEDSDNRHETPYKESYKDRRRQAHTQAEQKRRDAIKKGYDDLQCIVPTCQQPSEFAMATQKMSKATVLQKTIDYIQFLHKEKKKQEEEVSTLRKEVMALKIMKTNYEHIVNAHQNNPQQGSEQVSDQVKFSVFQSIMDSLFQSFSASVSVSSFQELSACVFSWIEEHCKPQTLREFVVTVLRQVNGQMY, from the exons ATGACGGAAAACAGCGCGTCGCCGGAGGATCCCTGGCTTAAA CAGACGGACGGCACGTTCAGTGACGGCGGATTTGACCACA AGAGCGCTCGCAAAGGGAGTGTCGTTTCAAGAGCCAACAGCATTGGATCCACAAGTGCATCTTCAGTACCAAATACAG ATGATGAAGACAGTGACAACAGACACGAGACTCCCTATAAGGAGTCGTACAAAGACCGGAGGAGACAAGCACACACGCAAGCAGAGCAAAAACGCAGGGATGCCATAAAG AAAGGCTATGATGACCTGCAGTGTATAGTGCCCACGTGCCAGCAACCGTCTGAGTTTGCCATGGCTACACAGAAGATGAGCAAAGCGACGGTCCTGCAGAAAA CCATCGACTACATTCAGTTTCTTCACAAAGAAAAGAAGAAGCAGGAAGAGGAAGTTTCAACACTTAGGAAGGAGGTGATGGCACTGAAGATTATGAAAAC GAACTATGAGCACATTGTGAATGCACATCAGAATAACCCTCAGCAGGGCAGCGAGCAGGTTTCGGATCAGGTGAAGTTCAGCGTGTTTCAAAGCATCATGGACTCTTTGTTCCAGTCCTTCAGTGCCTCTGTGTCTGTCAGCAGCTTTCAGGAGCTTTCTGCGTGTGTCTTCAGCTGGATTGAGGAGCACTGCAAACCACAG aCGCTGAGGGAGTTTGTGGTGACTGTGCTGCGGCAGGTGAATGGACAGATGTACTGA
- the mlx gene encoding max-like protein X isoform X2, producing MTENSASPEDPWLKTDGTFSDGGFDHSFFAESARKGSVVSRANSIGSTSASSVPNTDDEDSDNRHETPYKESYKDRRRQAHTQAEQKRRDAIKKGYDDLQCIVPTCQQPSEFAMATQKMSKATVLQKTIDYIQFLHKEKKKQEEEVSTLRKEVMALKIMKTNYEHIVNAHQNNPQQGSEQVSDQVKFSVFQSIMDSLFQSFSASVSVSSFQELSACVFSWIEEHCKPQTLREFVVTVLRQVNGQMY from the exons ATGACGGAAAACAGCGCGTCGCCGGAGGATCCCTGGCTTAAA ACGGACGGCACGTTCAGTGACGGCGGATTTGACCACA GTTTCTTTGCAGAGAGCGCTCGCAAAGGGAGTGTCGTTTCAAGAGCCAACAGCATTGGATCCACAAGTGCATCTTCAGTACCAAATACAG ATGATGAAGACAGTGACAACAGACACGAGACTCCCTATAAGGAGTCGTACAAAGACCGGAGGAGACAAGCACACACGCAAGCAGAGCAAAAACGCAGGGATGCCATAAAG AAAGGCTATGATGACCTGCAGTGTATAGTGCCCACGTGCCAGCAACCGTCTGAGTTTGCCATGGCTACACAGAAGATGAGCAAAGCGACGGTCCTGCAGAAAA CCATCGACTACATTCAGTTTCTTCACAAAGAAAAGAAGAAGCAGGAAGAGGAAGTTTCAACACTTAGGAAGGAGGTGATGGCACTGAAGATTATGAAAAC GAACTATGAGCACATTGTGAATGCACATCAGAATAACCCTCAGCAGGGCAGCGAGCAGGTTTCGGATCAGGTGAAGTTCAGCGTGTTTCAAAGCATCATGGACTCTTTGTTCCAGTCCTTCAGTGCCTCTGTGTCTGTCAGCAGCTTTCAGGAGCTTTCTGCGTGTGTCTTCAGCTGGATTGAGGAGCACTGCAAACCACAG aCGCTGAGGGAGTTTGTGGTGACTGTGCTGCGGCAGGTGAATGGACAGATGTACTGA
- the psmc3ip gene encoding homologous-pairing protein 2 homolog — translation MSKKDNSGVAQILAYLNEKNRPYSAQDVFTNLQKQCGLGKTAVVKAMEQLAQEGKIREKVYGKQKIYFADQSQFADVSDAELKTMDSRIADLNAEVQSTSQSCRQLDTELKELNSSLTTADMKIQIQELEAECSSYKERLNKITSATNHVTPEEREKVYKERETYVKEWRKRKRLVSDMIGSILEGYPKSKKQFLEEAGIETDEDHKVTIPNI, via the exons ATGAGTAAAAAAGACAACTCAG GTGTAGCACAGATCCTCGCTTACCTGAATGAGAAGAACAGACCGTACAGTGCTCAAGATGTCTTTACCAACCTACAGAAACAATGCGGCTTGGGTAAAACG GCAGTGGTCAAAGCCATGGAGCAACTGGCCCAGGAAGGAAAGATTCGAGAAAAAGTCTATGGCAAGCAGAAGATCTACTTTGCAGATCAG TCTCAGTTTGCTGATGTGAGTGATGCTGAACTTAAAACCATGGACAGTCGCATTGCAGACCTCAATGCTGAAGTACAGAGCACTTCACAGAGCTGCAGGCAACTAGATACAG AGCTTAAAGAGTTGAACAGCTCTTTAACCACAGCTGATATGAAGATCCAGATCCAGGAACTAGAGGCAGAGTGCTCTTCATACAAAGAACGGCTAAATAAAATCACATCAGCCACAAACCATGTGACGCCAGAGGAGAGGGAGAAG GTTTACAAAGAACGAGAGACCTACGTAAAGGAGTGGAGGAAAAGAAAGAGACTG GTTTCTGATATGATTGGATCTATTTTGGAGGGCTATCCAAAGAGCAAGAAACAATTTCTG GAGGAGGCTGGGATTGAAACAGATGAGGACCATAAAGTGACAATACCCAACATTTGA